A single genomic interval of Chitinophagales bacterium harbors:
- a CDS encoding AraC family transcriptional regulator, whose amino-acid sequence MKQQIIFLIQPHTNLLDLGSATQSCLEAIDMGLEAELVFCTYGSEITSSVGLPFGKLLNFASVKPKSGDIIFIVSTDISFILSSRYKISDDLSIWLNKAYTSDCKICAICNGAFLLGKVGLLDGKNCTTHWKRTQELQMMFPLAKVVENIIFIEDENIVTSAGGVSGIDVTLYMLSKIKDEYFSHKIARELVMHQRRNGGESQQSIYTEKRNHVHSGIHKVQDFIIQNIHKKLSVAELAEHANMSYRNFFRIFKNETELSPIDYINMVRREKALQFSKDPDLSLKQIANLVGLSSERHLQRILK is encoded by the coding sequence ATGAAACAACAAATCATTTTTTTAATCCAACCTCACACGAATTTACTTGATTTAGGAAGTGCTACCCAGAGCTGTCTAGAAGCTATAGATATGGGATTAGAGGCAGAATTGGTGTTCTGCACTTACGGTTCTGAAATTACTTCTTCCGTGGGACTTCCTTTCGGCAAATTATTAAATTTTGCAAGTGTGAAACCAAAATCTGGCGATATCATTTTCATAGTTAGTACGGATATTTCCTTTATACTATCGAGTAGGTATAAAATTTCAGATGATCTATCCATCTGGCTCAATAAGGCATATACTAGCGATTGTAAGATTTGTGCAATCTGCAATGGTGCATTTCTATTAGGTAAAGTGGGTTTATTAGATGGGAAGAATTGCACCACGCACTGGAAAAGAACACAAGAATTGCAAATGATGTTCCCACTTGCTAAAGTAGTAGAAAACATTATATTCATTGAAGATGAAAATATTGTAACAAGTGCTGGGGGTGTATCAGGTATTGATGTGACCCTCTATATGCTCTCTAAAATTAAGGATGAGTATTTCTCCCATAAAATAGCTCGAGAACTCGTCATGCACCAGCGCAGAAATGGTGGAGAGTCACAGCAGAGTATATATACAGAGAAGAGAAATCATGTGCATTCAGGTATTCATAAAGTTCAGGATTTTATCATTCAAAACATTCACAAGAAGCTAAGTGTGGCTGAGCTGGCAGAACATGCCAATATGAGTTATCGAAACTTCTTTAGAATCTTTAAAAATGAAACCGAATTAAGCCCAATTGACTATATCAATATGGTCAGAAGAGAAAAAGCTCTACAATTTTCTAAAGATCCAGACTTGAGCCTTAAACAAATAGCTAATTTGGTTGGATTGTCTAGCGAAAGACATCTACAGAGAATATTAAAGTAA
- a CDS encoding CBS domain-containing protein, translating to MDYLDIDFNPIFYGDDLTNLRLHYKHYPVVDGNSKLLGILDLEELEIYPDIKLEIQPELLVNQEQHILFSMMRMKELDTDILFLVENGTYIGAITYKSIMHYLQDKLSISHEASFLTMLISPYLFSLSELSRIVESEGLKVIFFSTRRVDIENMEVSVVLDSNDLRRITGILEHKGYQISHCFNETGIVDHLKSRYENLMTYLNV from the coding sequence ATGGATTACTTAGATATTGATTTCAATCCTATTTTTTATGGAGACGACTTAACCAACCTAAGGCTTCATTATAAGCACTATCCTGTGGTTGATGGAAATAGTAAGCTCTTAGGTATATTGGACTTGGAAGAACTCGAGATTTATCCAGATATTAAGCTTGAAATACAACCTGAGTTATTGGTTAATCAAGAACAGCATATTCTTTTCTCGATGATGCGAATGAAGGAATTGGATACCGATATTTTATTTCTTGTAGAAAATGGAACCTATATAGGCGCTATTACCTATAAATCTATTATGCATTATTTGCAAGATAAATTGAGTATAAGTCATGAAGCTTCATTTTTGACTATGTTGATTTCCCCATATTTATTTTCATTATCTGAATTGTCAAGAATTGTAGAATCGGAGGGATTAAAAGTTATCTTTTTTAGCACGCGAAGAGTGGATATTGAAAACATGGAAGTAAGTGTAGTTTTGGACTCCAATGATTTAAGGAGAATTACAGGTATATTGGAACATAAAGGGTACCAAATCAGCCATTGTTTTAATGAAACTGGTATCGTAGACCATTTAAAGTCTCGCTATGAGAATTTAATGACCTATTTAAATGTATAG
- a CDS encoding alpha/beta hydrolase, translating to MPTIDSYKYIDRGQGPTVLLLHGLFGSLGNFESMIELASGRYRFIMPYLPFYDCELKSANLEGMLNYLKGFISRLNLKEFSILGNSFGGHLALMYTLQEPKKVKSLILTASSGLFENSLGSEYPKRDRDFLKRKILETFGNKSVVTDNLIMDVEAIVNSKSSAIRIVKLAKSATRESLLNLIGNIKIPTLLIWGKNDIITPPFVAEKFHQLMPQSELVWIDNCGHAPMMEYPQEFAAAIVPFLNNVYS from the coding sequence ATGCCAACAATTGATTCTTATAAATATATTGATCGGGGTCAGGGACCTACTGTTTTATTGTTACATGGGTTGTTCGGTTCCTTAGGCAATTTTGAATCTATGATAGAATTAGCTTCGGGCCGATATCGTTTTATTATGCCATATTTGCCATTTTATGATTGTGAGTTAAAATCAGCGAATTTGGAAGGGATGTTGAATTATTTAAAAGGCTTTATCTCACGCTTAAATTTAAAGGAATTTAGTATTCTGGGAAATTCGTTTGGTGGTCATTTGGCCTTGATGTATACACTGCAGGAACCAAAAAAAGTAAAGTCGCTTATCTTAACAGCGAGTAGTGGTTTGTTTGAGAATTCATTGGGTAGTGAATATCCAAAACGCGATAGAGATTTTTTAAAAAGAAAAATATTAGAAACGTTTGGTAATAAATCGGTGGTCACTGATAATCTTATTATGGATGTAGAAGCGATAGTCAACTCAAAATCGAGTGCCATTCGTATTGTAAAATTGGCGAAAAGCGCTACGAGAGAGAGTCTACTCAATTTAATTGGAAACATAAAGATACCAACGTTGCTCATTTGGGGAAAAAATGATATTATTACTCCTCCATTTGTCGCCGAAAAATTTCACCAATTGATGCCTCAGTCTGAATTAGTTTGGATAGATAATTGTGGACATGCTCCTATGATGGAATATCCACAAGAGTTTGCAGCTGCTATTGTCCCATTTTTAAATAATGTATATAGCTAA
- a CDS encoding TonB-dependent receptor family protein, with protein sequence MKKIAFIFVIIVFSLQSQNSNYLAKVVNYDGITLSGNYILMDTSENYIEGGIFEDGNIRLNLTASLPLKLTLTAQGFESRIILLDSLELNKDKKVIFLNALNKRLKEVQIKSRKPLFEKTTDGTKVNVDNSILSRSTSAMELLTKIPSVSVVSGKLNVFGRGEALVIMNSQVISIESIKSLPVNDIKSIEIITNPDVRYDAKGKAVILIQLKNYLFQGYNLNITNNTTLGIVPEAYLGKYIINAPNIGFKLRKNKWEFESYYGNEYGQNWSENKFITSTNTPLGYYKKYGYYTEDNKNNSIHNYRAGVSYKLNSQSQLTAEYDGLSHLFYLDVKQNGDYIDPFNNLVKINMVNSASTRLQNHSGNLNFFHKLDSLGSNMFAGIQYSSFQNGLLDNITENISNPINAFSYNRINDGFNQIYLHTGQLDFSLKKSKYNLDFGGKMMRSRNDGRIQFFTKSESERDYIENTLLANSTTYREDVAALYANYKSTWNGVQYSFGLRWEYTYAQGFSNKFNQKIIDTSYHNFFPSLKFNFKLNRNFKLAASYAYKINRPIYQDLDPFLWYLDSLTSIQGNSNLRPEYIHQSELRCIHDRFVLRYSYSLARSVITPVMKQGSSGDNAVIFTKDNIEKRHRHSLALEIPFDLNKYSSYHTLALNFNQFNDSRPIYTALSNSPQFYAYTYHSYKIPNWFTVEFTGEFYGRSFDGFTERKPYYYFSLGLSKTFFKEDALSVSLLWNDFAQTALWAGKFNVNTFSNEYNQRSTTSYIRLTLNYTYTNKTAFCYKSQKINQTEFDRIKK encoded by the coding sequence ATGAAGAAAATTGCATTTATTTTTGTAATTATAGTATTTAGTTTACAATCACAGAATAGTAATTATTTGGCTAAAGTAGTTAATTATGATGGAATAACCTTAAGTGGTAATTATATTTTGATGGATACCAGTGAGAATTATATTGAAGGTGGAATTTTTGAAGATGGCAATATTCGTCTTAATTTAACTGCTTCATTGCCTTTAAAATTAACGCTCACAGCTCAAGGTTTTGAATCAAGAATAATTCTTTTGGATAGTTTAGAGTTAAATAAGGATAAGAAAGTGATATTCTTAAATGCATTGAATAAACGATTAAAAGAAGTTCAAATCAAGTCACGAAAACCTTTGTTTGAAAAAACTACTGATGGTACAAAAGTAAATGTCGATAATAGTATATTGAGCAGAAGCACCAGCGCAATGGAATTACTGACAAAAATTCCATCAGTATCAGTAGTTTCTGGTAAACTAAATGTATTTGGTAGGGGAGAGGCTCTAGTCATAATGAATAGCCAAGTTATTAGTATTGAAAGCATAAAGTCTCTACCAGTAAATGATATTAAAAGTATAGAAATTATAACGAATCCAGATGTACGATATGATGCCAAGGGTAAAGCTGTCATCTTAATTCAGTTAAAAAATTATCTTTTTCAGGGCTATAACTTGAATATCACGAATAATACAACCTTAGGGATAGTTCCTGAAGCATACCTAGGTAAGTATATCATAAATGCTCCCAATATAGGTTTTAAGTTGAGAAAAAACAAATGGGAATTTGAATCATATTATGGCAATGAGTATGGTCAAAATTGGTCAGAAAATAAGTTTATAACTTCCACCAATACACCACTAGGATACTATAAGAAGTATGGTTATTATACTGAAGACAATAAAAATAATAGTATTCACAATTATCGAGCAGGAGTTAGTTATAAACTAAATTCACAATCTCAATTAACAGCCGAATATGATGGCTTATCCCATTTGTTCTATCTCGATGTAAAACAAAACGGAGACTACATAGACCCATTTAATAATCTAGTAAAAATAAATATGGTGAATAGTGCTAGCACTAGACTGCAAAATCATTCTGGCAATTTAAATTTCTTTCATAAACTTGATAGCCTTGGAAGCAATATGTTTGCAGGGATTCAATATAGTAGTTTTCAAAATGGACTATTGGACAATATAACAGAAAACATATCCAATCCAATAAATGCTTTCAGCTATAATAGAATAAATGATGGTTTCAATCAAATCTACCTCCATACTGGACAGTTGGATTTTAGCCTAAAAAAATCAAAATACAATTTAGATTTCGGGGGTAAGATGATGCGCAGTAGAAATGATGGGCGAATTCAATTTTTTACAAAGTCTGAATCTGAGAGAGATTATATCGAAAATACATTGTTAGCAAATTCTACGACCTATCGGGAGGATGTAGCTGCACTCTATGCTAACTATAAGAGTACATGGAATGGCGTGCAATACAGTTTTGGGCTGCGCTGGGAATATACCTATGCCCAAGGATTCTCGAATAAATTTAATCAGAAAATTATTGATACGAGTTATCATAATTTTTTCCCCAGCCTTAAGTTTAATTTTAAGTTGAACAGAAATTTCAAACTCGCAGCGAGTTATGCTTATAAAATCAACCGACCGATTTATCAAGATCTTGATCCATTTTTATGGTATTTAGATAGCTTGACCAGCATTCAAGGTAATTCTAATTTGAGACCAGAATATATACATCAGTCAGAACTTCGTTGTATACATGATAGATTTGTCTTGCGATATAGCTATTCTCTAGCTAGGAGTGTAATAACACCGGTAATGAAACAAGGCAGTAGTGGAGACAATGCAGTTATTTTTACCAAAGATAATATTGAAAAACGACATCGACATAGTCTAGCCTTGGAGATTCCCTTTGATTTGAATAAATATTCGAGCTATCATACATTGGCGCTCAATTTCAATCAATTTAATGATTCGAGACCTATATATACCGCCCTATCGAATAGTCCTCAATTTTATGCATATACTTATCACTCCTATAAAATTCCTAATTGGTTTACGGTTGAATTTACTGGTGAATTTTATGGCAGAAGCTTCGATGGCTTTACGGAACGGAAACCATATTATTATTTCAGTTTAGGTTTATCTAAAACTTTTTTCAAGGAAGATGCTTTATCTGTCAGTTTGCTTTGGAATGACTTTGCCCAAACTGCTTTATGGGCAGGTAAATTCAATGTCAATACATTTTCGAATGAATATAATCAAAGATCTACCACGAGTTATATTCGCCTTACGCTAAATTATACTTATACGAATAAGACTGCATTTTGTTATAAAAGTCAAAAAATTAATCAAACCGAATTTGATAGAATCAAAAAATAA
- a CDS encoding NAD kinase: MKIAIYSRELKSQHRDYVLSLLDFIKKNQMQLFLCDELVEFDSENKLQNGFKNCLDVKEINPDLMICLGGDGTILDTVVLTKLTQTPVLGVNLGRLGFLAGVNKDESYDAILSFREGVMNIEKRMLLEVNSNIPIFINENIALNDLTFLRANTSSMIEVTAYANGELLNEYIADGLIISTSTGSTGYSLSCGGPILHPDTNSFIITPIAPHNLNVRPIVLPDDTILSFEIKGRTPEFLCTLDSRLTHITSQHTISVKKAQKSFNIYQPNESNFWNALKEKLHWGKKSLL, encoded by the coding sequence TTGAAAATAGCAATATATAGTAGAGAGTTAAAAAGTCAACATAGAGATTATGTGTTATCTCTTTTAGATTTTATAAAAAAAAATCAAATGCAACTTTTTCTTTGTGATGAATTAGTTGAGTTTGATTCGGAAAATAAATTACAAAACGGATTCAAAAATTGTCTAGATGTTAAAGAAATTAATCCTGATTTAATGATTTGTTTGGGTGGCGATGGTACTATATTAGATACGGTCGTTTTAACCAAATTGACTCAGACTCCAGTTTTAGGAGTGAATTTAGGTAGACTTGGATTTTTGGCAGGTGTCAATAAAGATGAATCCTATGATGCCATTCTTAGTTTTCGGGAAGGAGTTATGAATATCGAAAAGCGCATGCTTCTGGAAGTAAATTCTAATATCCCAATTTTTATAAATGAGAATATTGCGTTAAACGATTTGACATTTTTGAGAGCCAACACTTCTTCTATGATAGAGGTGACCGCCTATGCCAATGGAGAGCTATTAAATGAATACATCGCCGATGGTCTAATTATCTCTACTTCTACAGGATCTACTGGTTATTCCTTAAGCTGTGGTGGTCCTATTTTGCACCCAGATACGAATAGCTTTATCATTACTCCCATTGCTCCTCATAACTTGAATGTAAGACCAATTGTTCTGCCAGATGATACCATCTTAAGTTTCGAGATTAAGGGAAGAACTCCTGAATTTTTATGCACACTTGATTCTCGCTTGACTCATATTACCTCTCAGCATACGATTTCTGTGAAAAAGGCACAAAAATCTTTTAATATATATCAACCCAATGAAAGCAATTTCTGGAATGCTCTAAAGGAAAAACTACATTGGGGTAAAAAGTCATTATTATAA
- a CDS encoding site-specific DNA-methyltransferase: protein MKLNKVYHRDCLKGLKRMKSESIDLIFTDPPYFQYRAKNVKGLKNHKDVVTEFEFDLYKTEEEYLQFLENILIECYRVAKPGAAGYLFCGDDFVSYINRLVEKTGFQFRKVIHWHKTNPFPAIYTRKMYSNSMELIVHFSKGTPKTWNHKEVNQMHNFIETPICMGKERKAHKTQKPLKVCIPYIEISSNEGDVVLDPFMGSGSTAVAAYQLGRQFIGFERSAEYCQIIDIRLKELGLKSVILA, encoded by the coding sequence TTGAAACTCAATAAGGTTTATCATCGTGACTGTTTAAAAGGATTGAAACGAATGAAATCGGAGTCTATCGACTTGATTTTTACGGATCCACCGTATTTTCAGTACCGCGCTAAAAATGTTAAAGGTCTCAAAAATCATAAAGATGTAGTGACTGAGTTTGAGTTTGATTTATACAAAACAGAGGAGGAGTATCTCCAGTTTTTAGAAAACATTTTGATAGAATGTTATCGGGTAGCTAAACCTGGTGCTGCAGGTTATTTGTTCTGTGGAGACGATTTTGTATCGTATATCAATCGGTTGGTTGAAAAAACGGGATTCCAATTTCGAAAAGTAATTCATTGGCACAAGACCAATCCCTTTCCCGCCATTTATACGCGCAAAATGTATAGCAATAGCATGGAGTTAATTGTTCATTTCTCAAAAGGTACTCCTAAAACATGGAATCATAAGGAGGTAAATCAGATGCACAATTTTATAGAAACTCCAATCTGCATGGGCAAAGAGCGCAAAGCTCATAAAACACAGAAACCTTTAAAAGTTTGCATCCCTTATATAGAAATCAGTAGCAATGAAGGCGATGTGGTTTTAGATCCATTTATGGGCAGCGGAAGTACGGCTGTAGCAGCTTATCAGCTGGGTCGTCAATTTATAGGATTTGAAAGATCCGCGGAGTATTGTCAAATTATTGATATACGATTGAAAGAGCTAGGATTGAAGTCTGTCATTTTAGCTTGA
- a CDS encoding glycosyltransferase family 39 protein yields the protein MKRRPLLWVALFLAVYIASLLVFISALHIVPEVYSQNALSIVDYWKSNSIINSGFVPIFIHNGAPTPYLSHPPLAYYFLFVFNSIFGFKSYFVLNSLLVAISAFFLYLTICLLSVKKAKTEFSLYAWIGMVIFLTSYPILRFQFFNYHPDIFVLPFLIVSQYVFLKLLMKERYRSLKYLFLVGLFLAFMSYSSWFGAVFNFIIVLIALVNLRKGYKLVSYIILASLVTVSITMLIYGQYSFHGGWKNVIFYFKDTYWRESPFYGYLKQSGIQIIVHTLKNLGVLILSLMGLVIMSALAKKRKFLFTKNGYRYLVLSFLPVVIYSLVLIHYFQNTFTSLYFTAPLIVCIAIWLEKLYKHEKTNYTALKIVGFIVVSNLSLLLYYLNLF from the coding sequence ATGAAAAGGCGTCCACTTTTATGGGTAGCATTGTTTTTAGCAGTTTATATTGCTTCTCTTCTTGTTTTTATAAGTGCATTACATATTGTGCCAGAAGTTTATTCTCAAAATGCACTTTCTATAGTTGATTATTGGAAATCAAACTCTATCATCAATTCGGGTTTCGTGCCTATTTTTATTCATAATGGTGCTCCAACACCATATTTATCGCATCCTCCTTTAGCTTATTATTTTCTTTTTGTATTTAATAGTATATTTGGTTTTAAGAGCTATTTTGTCCTTAACAGCTTGTTGGTAGCGATATCAGCCTTTTTCTTATACTTGACTATTTGTTTGCTCTCAGTGAAGAAAGCAAAAACGGAATTCAGCCTATATGCATGGATTGGAATGGTTATTTTTTTAACATCCTATCCGATATTGCGTTTTCAATTTTTTAATTACCATCCGGATATTTTTGTATTACCATTTTTAATTGTATCGCAATACGTATTTTTAAAATTGCTTATGAAAGAGCGCTATAGAAGTTTGAAGTACCTTTTCTTAGTAGGGTTGTTTCTAGCTTTCATGTCTTACTCTTCGTGGTTTGGTGCTGTTTTTAATTTTATCATTGTTCTGATTGCTTTGGTCAATTTGAGAAAAGGCTATAAACTGGTTTCGTATATTATTTTAGCGAGCCTTGTAACGGTTTCTATAACCATGCTCATTTATGGACAATACTCTTTTCATGGAGGATGGAAAAATGTCATCTTTTATTTCAAGGATACCTATTGGCGCGAGTCGCCTTTCTATGGATATTTGAAACAATCTGGTATTCAAATTATTGTTCATACTTTAAAAAATTTAGGTGTCTTAATCTTGAGTTTGATGGGATTGGTCATTATGTCCGCTCTAGCTAAGAAAAGGAAGTTTCTTTTCACTAAAAATGGTTATCGTTATTTAGTTCTGAGTTTTTTACCAGTTGTCATTTACAGTCTTGTCTTGATTCATTATTTTCAAAATACCTTTACGAGTCTTTATTTCACAGCACCACTTATTGTGTGTATTGCCATATGGTTAGAAAAATTATATAAACATGAAAAAACCAACTATACCGCTTTAAAAATTGTGGGCTTCATTGTGGTATCTAACCTATCTTTGTTACTTTATTATTTAAATCTTTTTTAA
- a CDS encoding isopenicillin N synthase family oxygenase, producing MNFIPNLDPMDYLSSDPAVKSKFIKDLGDTFSNIGFACVKNHFTPEEEIKKFYSSVEDFFKLPVATKVKYEIPDLGGQRGYTSFGREHAKGSDAPDLKEFLQIGQEIEGNYVSKEQYPDNVQVSEIPDFNRQSMVLYRGFEKSGSILLKAIASYLGLEENYFEPFIRNGNSILRAIHYPPITQEPKNAIRAEAHEDINLITLLVGASAEGLEVLTSDGNWLAVNAPENHFVINVGDMLQRLTNNRLKSTTHRVVNPPREKWHTSRYSIPFFLHPISEMDLTCLPSCIEDGQKPNYEPISAGEYLTERLIEIGLIKK from the coding sequence ATGAATTTTATACCTAATCTAGATCCTATGGACTATTTGAGTTCAGATCCTGCTGTGAAATCTAAGTTCATTAAGGACTTAGGGGATACTTTTTCCAATATAGGTTTTGCTTGCGTAAAAAATCATTTTACACCTGAAGAAGAAATCAAAAAGTTTTATAGTAGTGTTGAAGATTTTTTCAAACTCCCAGTAGCTACCAAGGTAAAGTATGAGATACCTGATTTGGGTGGGCAAAGAGGTTATACCTCATTTGGTCGGGAACATGCCAAAGGTTCTGATGCTCCTGATTTGAAGGAGTTTTTGCAAATAGGTCAGGAAATAGAAGGGAATTATGTAAGTAAAGAGCAATATCCAGACAATGTACAAGTCAGTGAAATTCCAGATTTCAATCGTCAGAGTATGGTATTATATCGTGGATTTGAAAAGAGTGGAAGTATACTATTAAAAGCTATTGCTTCTTATCTAGGTCTAGAAGAGAATTATTTTGAACCTTTTATTCGGAATGGCAATTCTATTTTAAGGGCTATTCATTATCCACCTATAACGCAAGAGCCAAAAAATGCTATCCGAGCAGAGGCACATGAAGATATCAATCTTATAACTCTTTTAGTCGGTGCTAGTGCTGAAGGTTTAGAGGTATTAACTTCCGATGGAAATTGGCTAGCAGTAAATGCCCCTGAGAATCATTTTGTCATAAATGTAGGTGATATGCTACAGAGACTAACAAATAATAGATTAAAATCTACCACACACAGAGTAGTGAATCCTCCTAGGGAGAAGTGGCATACCAGTAGATATTCTATCCCATTTTTTCTACATCCAATCTCAGAAATGGATTTAACCTGCTTACCTTCATGTATCGAAGATGGTCAAAAGCCAAATTATGAACCTATATCTGCTGGAGAATATTTAACAGAACGTCTCATTGAAATTGGTTTGATTAAAAAATAG
- the rpoN gene encoding RNA polymerase factor sigma-54 — protein MAKTNLKQVQTLQQKLSQQNIQLFKMIEMNILQFDEKVKEELDINPALEDIEDSKLENRTVSIDQHFSVNPSAHNSISLDNTPSDNVYSRESHRFNEYGNSEEEKELFIPIKDNETLIGNLNNQLIYLDINEEQRIIGEFIIGSLDDDGYLRRTTESIVDDLSFRQNYYTTSKAVDEVIEIVQELDPAGIAARNLQECLSIQLKRKKFTKLVDDAFTVVSNYFEDYTRKNYDRILKKLKISMEEFDEIKKIIQSLNPSPGIQTERAIGKFIIPDFFVYRNDNKLELELHSYNKPNLTINKEFVAMLTKIKAEKKKSKSEQEAQAYISDKLNSASQFISLIKERQETMVIIMNCIMEIQEDFFLTGDESLLKPMGLKDIAEKINFDISTVSRVTSSKYVQTEFGIIGLRFLFSERLYSMNGEEVSNRKIMKCIEELINNEDKTQPYSDDDLTKLLEKEGYKIARRTVAKYRENLKLASKHQRKVSI, from the coding sequence ATGGCTAAGACTAATTTAAAGCAAGTTCAAACTTTACAACAAAAGCTATCCCAGCAGAATATTCAGTTATTCAAAATGATAGAGATGAACATTCTGCAGTTTGACGAAAAAGTCAAAGAAGAGTTAGACATCAACCCCGCCCTTGAAGACATAGAAGATTCTAAACTTGAGAATCGAACAGTTAGTATAGATCAGCATTTTTCGGTTAATCCTTCTGCGCACAATAGCATTTCTTTGGATAACACACCCTCAGATAATGTCTATAGCCGCGAATCTCATAGATTTAATGAGTATGGCAATAGTGAAGAAGAAAAAGAGCTTTTTATACCTATTAAAGATAACGAAACACTTATTGGTAATTTAAATAACCAATTAATCTATTTAGACATCAACGAGGAGCAAAGAATCATCGGAGAGTTTATTATTGGTAGTCTTGACGATGATGGATATCTTAGACGCACTACAGAGAGTATTGTAGACGACTTAAGCTTTAGACAAAATTATTATACCACTAGTAAAGCTGTAGATGAAGTCATAGAAATTGTACAAGAATTAGACCCAGCTGGTATAGCAGCGAGAAACCTTCAGGAATGCCTATCCATACAGCTCAAAAGAAAGAAGTTTACTAAATTAGTGGATGATGCTTTCACGGTAGTATCAAACTACTTCGAAGATTACACTCGAAAAAATTATGATAGAATTCTAAAGAAACTAAAAATTTCGATGGAAGAATTCGATGAAATAAAAAAAATAATTCAGAGCTTGAATCCCAGTCCAGGAATTCAAACAGAGAGAGCTATAGGGAAATTTATTATTCCAGATTTCTTTGTATACCGGAATGACAATAAGCTGGAATTGGAGCTTCATTCATATAATAAACCAAACTTAACGATCAATAAGGAGTTTGTAGCCATGCTGACTAAGATAAAGGCTGAGAAAAAAAAGTCAAAATCCGAACAAGAAGCACAGGCCTATATTTCTGATAAACTAAACTCGGCATCACAATTCATATCGTTGATTAAGGAGAGACAGGAGACCATGGTTATTATCATGAATTGTATCATGGAAATTCAAGAGGATTTTTTCCTTACGGGAGACGAATCCTTATTAAAACCTATGGGACTAAAGGATATAGCCGAAAAGATTAATTTTGACATATCAACTGTTTCTAGAGTCACGAGTAGTAAGTATGTGCAAACTGAATTTGGCATCATAGGGTTACGGTTTCTGTTTTCAGAAAGACTTTACTCTATGAATGGTGAAGAAGTAAGCAACAGAAAAATAATGAAGTGCATCGAAGAATTAATAAATAATGAAGATAAAACCCAACCTTATTCCGATGATGATTTGACCAAGCTTTTAGAAAAAGAAGGTTATAAAATTGCTCGCAGGACTGTAGCGAAATACAGAGAAAACCTGAAACTCGCTTCAAAGCACCAAAGAAAAGTATCCATTTAA